Sequence from the Methanocalculus alkaliphilus genome:
TGCATCGCACCAGCTTCACCGGGCTCAAACGCAAGAGTCACTCCTTTGATCCCGTTTGTCACAAGGTTCAGCCAGAGGAGCTGGACAGCGAGGAGGGGGAGGGGGAGGCCGATTGCAAGGGCCGCGATGAAGAGGGCAACCTCGGCAAATCCGGTTGAGACGAGGAGGTAGGTCACTTTCCTGACATTGTCATAGGCATACCGCCCCTCCTCGATTCCGGCGACGATCGAAGAGAAGGAGTCGTCTGTGATGATCATCGAGGCGGTATCCTTGGCAACATCGGTACCCGATCCCATTGCAACCCCGATATTCGCGGACCGCAGGGCAGGTGCATCATTGACGCCATCACCGGTGACAGCAACAAAATCTCCACCTGCCTTCAGGGCATTGACGATATGGAGCTTCTGTTCAGGGCTCACCCGTGCAAAGACATGCCGGTTCTGCACCATTGAGAGGAAAGCAGGGCTGTCAGGAGAGCCGACCGCTGCAAGATCGCTGCCGGTGATGAGATCCCCTTCATCATCAGCAATGGCAAGCTGCCGTGCAATCGCAAGGGCGGTCTTTGGATGATCACCGGTGATCATCACAACATCGACACCAGCCTCCCTGCACTCACGGACGGATGCATAGACATCATGTCTGATGGGATCGATGAAACCGACGAGACCGTAGAGTTCAAGGAGCGGGGGCGGGCCTCCCTTCACCTCTTCGGGATCAGAGAGCCCCCCGGCTACCGCAAGAACACGGTATCCCCTCCCGGTCAGAGAGTCCATCTGTGCCTCTATCGCCTCTGTATCGATGGGCAGACTCCCTTCAGCGGTGAGCATCGTCCTGCAGCCAGGGAGGATGACCTCAAGTGCCCCTTTGACGGCAACCCTCCGTTCATCACCTTCCTGATACCAGACAGAGGTGAACCTGTTCTCTGATGAGAACGGGATCTCTGCAAGTACTGCGATATCATCACGGATTCCGGCCGGATCAAGGCCTGCCTTGAACCCAAGGGCCAGGAGGGCGATATCCATCGCATCTCCATGTGAGAGCCATCCCTCACCATCACGCTCCCTGAGATCTCCTTCATTTGCGATGATGGAAGCCTTGGCGAGCGTGAGGAGGGGGTTGGCAGAGGATGCACCGACATCCCCCGGATACGTGATCTCTCCTTCTCCGGTGTATCCCTCACCTGATACCGTACATTCGGTGCCGTCAGGAAGGATGACGACCTGGGCGGTCTGCTGATTGACCGTCAGTGTTCCGGTCTTGTCACTGGCGATGACTGTGCAGCTTCCAAGGCTCTCAACCGCCGATAACTGCCGGACGATCACATGCCGCTCAGCCATTCGTCCTGTTGCGATGGCAAGGGCGACGGTCAGGGCAACAGGCAGGCCTTCCGGTATCGCGGCAACTGCAAGGGCGATTGCCAGGAAGAAGACCTCACGGGGAGGTTCGCCCTGCGAGAGGACAATAACCGCGATGATGGCCGATGCAAAGAGGACGGCGATGCTGATCTTCTGTGCAAACGCCTCCATCCGGATGAGGAGGGGGGGTTTCCCCATCGCCGAGCTGCTGACGGAGGCCGCAATCTTTCCGATCTCGGTCCGTATACCGGTTCCCGTAACGATACCGGTGCCCCGCCCGGATACGACGGTTGTTCCGGCATACGCCATATTGTGACGGTCGGCGACTGCTGTATCCTCAGGTAACGTTACCGTCCTCTTCTTCGTCGGCTCGGACTCTCCTGTCAGGAGGGATTCATCGATGGCAAGGGAAGAGGCGGAGATGATCCGAAGATCAGCAGGAACCCTGCTCCCGGACTCGAGGATGACGAGATCACCGGGAACCAGATCCTCGGCAGAGATCTTCTCTTCATCCCCATCACGCCTGACCCGGGCATAAATCCTGAGCATCTGCACAAGGGCGGCGGCACTCTTCTCTGCCTTCCACTCCTGGATGGACCCGATACCTGCATTCAAAAAGATGACGGCGAAGATGAAGATCGCATCAGTCCAGTCTTCAAATGCTATCGAGAGGACACCAGCGGCGATGAGAACATAAATGAGAGGGCTTGCAAACTGCCTGAAGAAGATACGAATTTTTGAGGTTGGTTTCCTCTCAGGGAGGCTGTTTTTGCCATACTCTTCCGATCGTCGCGCCGCTTCCAGTGCGGTGAGGCCGTCATCATCCGTCTCAAGCCGATCCCGGACCTCCCGGATCCCAAGCGTATGCCATACACCATCAGGTTGATCCTCAGGAACCGGCTTTGAGGGCATACTACACAATATGCCTTCTTCGGATATTCGTTTTATCCTCAATCAAAGGCGATCAGATCATCGATC
This genomic interval carries:
- a CDS encoding cation-translocating P-type ATPase, which produces MPSKPVPEDQPDGVWHTLGIREVRDRLETDDDGLTALEAARRSEEYGKNSLPERKPTSKIRIFFRQFASPLIYVLIAAGVLSIAFEDWTDAIFIFAVIFLNAGIGSIQEWKAEKSAAALVQMLRIYARVRRDGDEEKISAEDLVPGDLVILESGSRVPADLRIISASSLAIDESLLTGESEPTKKRTVTLPEDTAVADRHNMAYAGTTVVSGRGTGIVTGTGIRTEIGKIAASVSSSAMGKPPLLIRMEAFAQKISIAVLFASAIIAVIVLSQGEPPREVFFLAIALAVAAIPEGLPVALTVALAIATGRMAERHVIVRQLSAVESLGSCTVIASDKTGTLTVNQQTAQVVILPDGTECTVSGEGYTGEGEITYPGDVGASSANPLLTLAKASIIANEGDLRERDGEGWLSHGDAMDIALLALGFKAGLDPAGIRDDIAVLAEIPFSSENRFTSVWYQEGDERRVAVKGALEVILPGCRTMLTAEGSLPIDTEAIEAQMDSLTGRGYRVLAVAGGLSDPEEVKGGPPPLLELYGLVGFIDPIRHDVYASVRECREAGVDVVMITGDHPKTALAIARQLAIADDEGDLITGSDLAAVGSPDSPAFLSMVQNRHVFARVSPEQKLHIVNALKAGGDFVAVTGDGVNDAPALRSANIGVAMGSGTDVAKDTASMIITDDSFSSIVAGIEEGRYAYDNVRKVTYLLVSTGFAEVALFIAALAIGLPLPLLAVQLLWLNLVTNGIKGVTLAFEPGEAGAMQRPPRSPDEPVFNDVMMRQIVVAGLTMGGVALASWYWLLGAGYSESEARNLIVLLMVMLENFHVLNCRSEYRSFFRIPIWTNLYLFGGIVAAQVIHIAAMYTPFFQDVLGIAPVSAWEWVMVILLSSSVLLVMEIYKFIINRRGTAEGDHLAPS